A single Phoenix dactylifera cultivar Barhee BC4 chromosome 1, palm_55x_up_171113_PBpolish2nd_filt_p, whole genome shotgun sequence DNA region contains:
- the LOC103698916 gene encoding L-type lectin-domain containing receptor kinase IX.1-like, with protein sequence MAPCNSRSLQILVLLFQLLSIVIPLASPLSFNLTGDKLGKPNINFSGDAYVDNIVVQLTSNQQAPSLNHSFGSATYSEPVPLWDKASGTLANFTTNFIFSIDSFGQNISADGLAFFLSPIPLEGNYFFGGTFGLFLDDLVAVEFDSFKNPEYNDSSYNHVGIDTWSVVSIDWVDLNASIRENEQFIASISYDAVTQNLSVFLSNASDPGRNWSLFHVVDLRDHLPENVAIGFSAASLLLKYESHTIYSWDFNSSKLGSQDLAPSPGPSPTNETSEGKKKSKMGLVVGLAVGFGILLCGLGLVWSAVSRKRARGGIEEKEQKALELSINNAFERGGGPRKFSYGALAIATRNFVKEAKLGEGGFGEVYMGVLDDTKQEVAIKRISRDSKQGKKEYISEVTIISRLRHRNLVQLIGYCHQKGDLLLVYEYMSNKSLDHHLDSDERLLTWPERYEIASGLASALLYLHEEWEQCVVHRDVKPSNVMLDSGFNAKLGDFGLARLVDHDSNMQTTIMAGTRGYIAPEYATTGK encoded by the coding sequence ATGGCTCCCTGCAACTCTAGATCTCTTCAAATCTTAGTCCTCCTCTTTCAGTTGTTATCCATCGTGATCCCTCTTGCAAGCCCACTCTCCTTCAACCTTACTGGCGATAAACTGGGCAAACCGAACATAAACTTCTCTGGCGACGCCTACGTTGACAACATCGTTGTCCAACTCACCAGCAACCAGCAGGCGCCTTCCCTTAACCATAGCTTTGGAAGCGCCACATATTCCGAACCGGTGCCTCTCTGGGATAAAGCTTCAGGAACGCTTGCCAACTTCACAACAAATTTCATATTCTCTATCGACAGCTTCGGACAAAATATAAGTGCCGATGGGCttgccttcttcctctctcccatcCCTTTAGagggaaattatttttttggtggAACTTTTGGACTATTTCTAGATGATTTGGTGGCTGTCGAATTTGATAGCTTCAAGAACCCTGAGTACAACGATTCGAGCTACAACCATGTGGGCATCGACACTTGGTCCGTGGTTTCCATCGACTGGGTGGACTTGAATGCTAGCATCAGAGAGAATGAACAATTCATTGCATCCATTAGTTACGATGCTGTTACTCAAAATTTGAGCGTCTTCCTCAGTAATGCTTCAGATCCTGGGAGGAATTGGAGCCTGTTTCATGTTGTGGACTTGAGGGACCACCTGCCTGAGAATGTAGCCATTGGTTTCTCAGCTGCCAGTTTATTGCTCAAATACGAGTCGCATACCATCTATTCCTGGGATTTCAATTCCTCCAAGTTGGGTTCGCAAGATCTTGCTCCCAGTCCTGGACCTAGTCCAACTAATGAAACTTCCGAAGGCAAGAAGAAGAGTAAGATGGGCCTGGTGGTGGGGCTTGCTgttggttttgggatcttgctATGTGGGTTGGGTTTGGTGTGGTCTGCAGTATCGCGTAAGAGGGCCAGGGGAGGGATCGAAGAAAAAGAACAGAAGGCTCTTGAATTGTCCATCAATAATGCATTCGAGAGAGGTGGCGGCCCTAGGAAATTTTCTTATGGTGCACTCGCGATTGCAACCAGAAATTTTGTTAAGGAGGCAAAGCTTGGGGAAGGAGGTTTCGGGGAGGTTTACATGGGAGTGTTGGATGATACGAAGCAAGAAGTGGCAATCAAGAGGATTTCTAGAGATTCtaagcaagggaagaaggagTATATATCGGAAGTCACGATTATAAGCCGGCTGCGGCATCGCAATCTTGTACAACTCATCGGCTACTGCCATCAAAAAGGGGATTTGTTGCTTGTCTATGAGTACATGTCGAACAAAAGCCTCGATCACCATCTAGACAGCGACGAGCGATTGCTAACATGGCCAGAGAGGTACGAGATCGCATCCGGGTTGGCCTCGGCACTGCTCTATCTTCATGAAGAGTGGGAGCAGTGCGTGGTCCATAGAGATGTCAAGCCGAGCAACGTGATGTTGGATTCAGGGTTCAATGCTAAACTCGGTGACTTTGGGCTCGCAAGGCTTGTGGATCATGACAGTAACATGCAAACAACGATTATGGCTGGGACCAGGGGATATATCGCACCTGAATATGCTACCACAGGTAAGTAA
- the LOC103710851 gene encoding probable glycosyltransferase At5g20260, which produces MANMSWNSSFMPLLLLFLLLSLAIFNQLHFHGFHSFLSSLGNSHEPFFFSPFTSNSPPGHEDLQAPPNDTARLSKRVKVGIIEEGLARARNSIRHAALARNYTTSKVEDFIPRGAVYRNAHAFHQSYIEMEKRFKVWTYKEGEPPIIHGGPGASIYAIEGHFISEIEDKKNPFRARHPDEAHVFFLPFSVVNIVQYVFKPKVSDYWGPLKRLIADYIGVVSEKYPYWNRSLGADHFMVSCHDWAPHLSDANLQLYENSIRVICNANTSEGFKLGKDVTLPEVHLPDGLLSQPVRHRSLTDRTILAFFAGGSHGYIREILLHHWRGKDQEILVHDYLPKGLNYAALMSKTKFCLCPSGYEVASPRIVESIFMGCVPVIISVNYPPPFGDVLDWSKFSVQIPVEKIPEIKTILRGISERRYRILQMRVLQVQRHFVLNRPAKRFDVIHMVLHSIWLRRLNLRLSY; this is translated from the exons ATGGCTAATATGAGTTGGAATTCCTCCTTCatgcctctcctcctcctcttccttctcctctccttaGCCATCTTCAATCAGCTCCATTTCCATGGTTTCCATAGCTTTCTCTCGAGCTTGGGGAATAGCCACGAgcctttcttcttctcaccCTTTACTTCCAATTCACCACCAGGCCATGAGGATCTCCAAGCCCCTCCAAATGACACAGCTAGGCTTTCAAAAAGA GTCAAAGTGGGGATTATAGAAGAGGGTCTGGCAAGGGCTCGCAACTCCATTCGGCATGCAGCGCTTGCTCGCAATTATACTACGAGCAAAGTGGAGGACTTCATCCCGAGGGGTGCCGTATACCGCAATGCCCATGCCTTTCATCA GAGCTACATTGAGATGGAGAAGAGATTCAAGGTGTGGACGTACAAGGAAGGAGAGCCCCCAATAATCCATGGGGGACCAGGCGCCAGCATCTATGCCATTGAAGGCCACTTCATTAGTGAAATAGAAGATAAGAAAAACCCGTTCAGGGCTCGCCATCCTGATGAAGCCCATGTCTTCTTTCTCCCATTCAGCGTGGTGAACATTGTTCAATATGTCTTCAAGCCTAAAGTTAGTGATTACTGGGGTCCCCTGAAGAGATTAATTGCGGACTACATCGGCGTCGTCTCAGAGAAGTATCCATATTGGAACCGAAGCCTTGGAGCTGATCATTTCATGGTGTCTTGTCATGACTGG GCTCCACACCTATCAGATGCCAACCTTCAACTATATGAGAACTCAATAAGAGTAATTTGCAATGCTAACACATCTGAAGGTTTCAAGCTTGGAAAGGATGTCACACTGCCTGAAGTGCACCTTCCAGATGGGCTGCTTTCGCAGCCAGTCCGACATCGATCCCTGACCGACCGAACAATTCTTGCATTCTTCGCAGGCGGTTCGCACGGCTATATTAGAGAGATCCTATTGCACCATTGGCGAGGGAAAGATCAGGAGATTCTTGTGCATGACTACCTTCCAAAGGGTCTAAACTATGCTGCATTGATGAGCAAAACCAAGTTTTGCTTGTGTCCAAGTGGATATGAGGTTGCAAGCCCGAGAATTGTGGAGTCAATATTTATGGGATGTGTCCCTGTGATCATCTCTGTGAACTACCCCCCTCCTTTTGGTGATGTGCTTGATTGGAGCAAGTTCTCAGTTCAGATACCAGTGGAGAAGATACCAGAGATTAAGACTATACTCCGAGGGATTTCGGAGAGAAGATACAGGATATTGCAGATGAGGGTGCTGCAAGTGCAGCGACACTTCGTGCTGAACCGTCCGGCAAAGAGGTTTGATGTGATCCACATGGTGTTGCATTCCATTTGGCTGAGGAGGCTGAATCTGAGGCTTTCCTATTAA